Proteins from one Myxococcus xanthus genomic window:
- a CDS encoding nucleoside deaminase — MERSAEEFMREAIALARTNVKSGGRPFGALLVRDGRVIARAVNEVNQTKDPTAHAELLAIRNASQSLGSASLSGCVVYASGHPCPMCLAAMYLCGIQGAYFAYSNEEGEAFGLSTAPIYAQLAREPQAQSLALRPLRPADEHGLYDEWKRHQG, encoded by the coding sequence ATGGAGAGGTCCGCCGAAGAATTCATGCGCGAGGCCATCGCCCTGGCTCGCACCAACGTCAAGTCCGGTGGCCGTCCGTTCGGGGCCTTGCTCGTGCGCGACGGCCGGGTGATTGCGCGCGCGGTCAACGAGGTCAATCAGACGAAGGATCCCACCGCCCACGCCGAGCTTCTGGCCATTCGCAATGCGAGCCAGAGCCTCGGTAGCGCCAGCCTGAGCGGCTGCGTCGTCTATGCCAGTGGTCATCCCTGCCCGATGTGTCTGGCCGCCATGTACCTGTGCGGAATCCAGGGCGCCTATTTCGCTTACTCCAACGAGGAGGGTGAAGCCTTCGGCCTCTCCACCGCGCCGATCTACGCGCAGTTGGCCCGCGAGCCCCAAGCCCAGTCCCTCGCCTTGCGGCCTCTGCGCCCGGCGGACGAGCACGGACTGTACGACGAGTGGAAGCGTCATCAGGGATGA
- a CDS encoding ankyrin repeat domain-containing protein → MTLFTMACSASAGAGDGGSPVPPEALLRAAEKGDAATVSELLRQGVAVDARDSAGNTSLLLATDGNHVAAARSLIEAGANVNLQNRQLDSAYLLAGARGYLEILRLTLKNGADLKSTNRYGGTALIPACERGHVEVVKTLLQAGVDPNHVNRLGWTGLLEAILLSDGGPRHQAIVRLLIDGGADVNLADGNGVTPLQHARERKQDAIAKMLVAAGGR, encoded by the coding sequence ATGACGCTGTTCACGATGGCCTGCTCAGCTTCTGCGGGAGCGGGGGACGGCGGCTCTCCCGTGCCGCCCGAGGCCCTCTTGCGGGCCGCAGAGAAGGGTGATGCGGCGACGGTCTCCGAACTGCTGCGCCAGGGGGTGGCCGTAGACGCCCGGGACTCCGCGGGCAACACGTCGCTCTTGCTGGCGACTGACGGCAACCACGTGGCTGCCGCCCGCTCCCTCATCGAGGCAGGAGCGAACGTGAACCTCCAGAACCGCCAGCTCGATAGCGCCTACCTCCTGGCTGGAGCGCGGGGGTACCTGGAGATCCTGCGCCTGACTTTGAAGAACGGCGCCGACCTGAAGAGCACCAACCGCTATGGCGGCACTGCGCTCATTCCGGCCTGTGAACGCGGCCATGTGGAGGTCGTGAAAACGTTGCTGCAAGCCGGCGTCGATCCGAACCACGTCAACCGCCTGGGCTGGACTGGACTGCTCGAGGCGATCCTGCTCAGCGACGGCGGGCCACGTCACCAGGCGATCGTACGTCTCCTGATTGACGGCGGTGCCGACGTCAACCTGGCGGACGGAAACGGCGTTACGCCGCTCCAGCACGCCCGCGAGCGCAAGCAAGACGCGATTGCCAAGATGCTCGTAGCCGCCGGAGGTCGCTGA